A window from Megalobrama amblycephala isolate DHTTF-2021 linkage group LG21, ASM1881202v1, whole genome shotgun sequence encodes these proteins:
- the appl1 gene encoding DCC-interacting protein 13-alpha isoform X2, which yields MPGIDKLPIEETLEDSPQTRSLLGVFEEDAAAMSSYFSQLFKAMQRIYDAQNELSAATHLTSKLLKDYEKQRFPLGGDDEVMSSTLQQFAKVIDELSSCHAVLSTQLADAMMFPITQFKERDLREILILKEVFQIASDDHDAAINRYSRLSKRKENEKVKNEVMEDVYTSRKKQHETIMHYFASLNMLQYKKKIALLEPLLGYMQAQISFFKLGSENLTQQWEDFLTNIGTSVQNVRREMDSDAEAMEQTIQDLKEASDPLYMPDPDPNMVPVNRNLTRKAGYLNTRNKTGLVSSSWDRQYFFTQGGNLMSQSRGDVAGGLVMDIDNCSVMAVDCEDRRFCFQITAFDGKKAAILQAESRKDCEEWIATINNISKRIYLSENPEEIAARVNQSALEAVTPSPSFQQRHESFRPSTQGRAKAARSGSQCSVGSESPALSSLSLDSLVAPDTPIQFDIISPVSEEHTSQAKSGQGRTNPFGESGGPQSEESEDSILHQLFIVRFLGSMEVKATESSDVIYETMRQILAARAIHNIFRMTESHLLVTCECLKLIDPQTQVTRLRFSLSSVVLCASHQENKRLFGFVLQTAGGRVDGRPVTVCYVFESNNDGEKICDSVGLAKQIALHSEMDRKASQKQRELDKAKEKQQEELHKQKQIEKDLEEQSRLIAASSRPNQPAADGQILVLSNSQSEDSDVGDEGQKKGESEA from the exons ATGCCTGGAATCGATAAATTACCGATAGAGGAAACTCTGGAGGACAGTCCGCAG ACTCGCTCTCTGCTCGGGGTGTTTGAAGAAGATGCAGCAGCGATGTCCAGTTATTTCAGTCAGCTCTTCAAAGCCATGCAGAGGATCTATGACGCCCAG AATGAACTGAGTGCTGCCACACATTTGACGTCTAAATTACTGAAAGACTATGAGAAACAG CGTTTTCCTCTGGGGGGCGACGATGAGGTCATGAGCTCCACTTTGCAGCAGTTTGCCAAAGTCATTGACGAG ctcAGCTCCTGTCACGCCGTTCTCTCCACTCAGCTCGCAGACGCCATGATGTTCCCCATCACACAGTTTAAAGAGAGAGACTTGAGAG AAATTCTAATCCTGAAGGAAGTGTTTCAGATTGCAAGTGATG ATCACGATGCAGCCATAAACAGATACAGTCGTCTGTCTAAGCGAAAGGAAAATGAGAAG GTGAAGAATGAAGTGATGGAGGACGTGTACACGTCTAGGAAAAAACAGCACGAGACCATAATGCACTACTTCGCATCACTCAACATGCTGCAGTACAAGAAGAAGATTGCGCTGTTGGAGCCGTTGCTGGGATATATGCAGGCGCAG ATCAGTTTTTTCAAACTGGGATCAGAGAATCTGACGCAGCAATGGGAGGATTTTCTCACCAACATTGGAACCAGTGTGCAGAA TGTTCGGAGGGAAATGGACAGTGACGCTGAAGCGATGGAGCAGACGATTCAAGACCTGAAAGAAGCCAGTGATCCACTCTACATGCCCGACCCAGACCCGAACATGGTCCCTGTGAACCGCAACCTGACCCGCAAGGCCGGCTACCTCAACACTCGCAA TAAAACGGGCCTGGTGTCGTCCAGCTGGGACCGGCAGTACTTCTTCACCCAGGGAGGAAACCTCATGAGCCAATCACGTGGAGACGTAGCTGGAGGTCTCGTTATGGACATTGACAACTGTTCCGTCATGGCTGTGGACTGTGAGGACCGCCGTTTCTGCTTTCAGATCACAGCGTTTGATGGAAAGAA GGCGGCCATATTACAGGCGGAGAGCAGGAAAGACTGTGAGGAG tgGATTGCAACAATAAACAACATCTCTAAGAGGATATACCTCAGTGAAAACCCAGAG GAAATCGCAGCGAGAGTGAATCAGTCGGCTCTGGAGGCTGTGACACCTTCTCCGTCCTTTCAACAGCGACATGAGAGTTTTAGACCGAGCAC GCAAGGTCGAGCCAAAGCGGCCCGATCAGGCAGTCAGTGCTCCGTGGGCTCCGAGTCTCCGGCGCTGTCGTCTCTGTCTCTGGATTCGCTGGTGGCTCCGGACACGCCCATTCAGTTTGACATCATCTCACCCGTCAGTGAGGAGCACACGAGTCAGGCTAAGAGCGGCCAGGGCAG GACCAATCCATTCGGGGAATCTGGAGGGCCACAATCTGAAGAAAGTGaag ACTCGATCCTGCACCAGCTTTTCATCGTTCGGTTCTTGGGCTCCATGGAGGTGAAGGCCACAGAGAGCTCTGATGTCATCTACGAGACCATGAGACAGATCCTGGCAGCCCGAGCCATCCACAACATCTTCAGGATGACCGAGTCTCATCTGCTCGTCACGTGCGAATGCCTGAA GCTGATTGACCCACAGACACAAGTCACAAGACTACGG TTCTCTCTCTCCAGCGTTGTGCTGTGTGCGTCACATCAGGAGAACAAGCGCTTGTTTGGTTTTGTGCTGCAGACGGCAGGAGGACGAGTGGATGGACGGCCTGTTACCGTCTGCTACGTCTTTGAGTCAAACAATGATGGAGAGAAG ATCTGTGACAGTGTAGGACTGGCAAAGCAGATCGCCCTCCACTCTGAGATG GACCGCAAAGCCTCACAGAAACAGAGAGAGCTGGACAAAGCCAAGGAGAAACAACAGGAAGAACTCcataaacaaaaacagataGAGAAG GATCTTGAGGAACAAAGCCGTTTGATAGCCGCCTCTAGCCGACCCAACCAACCAGCTGCTGACGGACAGATCTTGGTCCTTagcaacagccaatcagaggacAGCGATGTAGGAGATGAGGGGCAGAAAAAGGGCGAATCAGAGGCCTGA
- the appl1 gene encoding DCC-interacting protein 13-alpha isoform X1, which translates to MPGIDKLPIEETLEDSPQTRSLLGVFEEDAAAMSSYFSQLFKAMQRIYDAQNELSAATHLTSKLLKDYEKQRFPLGGDDEVMSSTLQQFAKVIDELSSCHAVLSTQLADAMMFPITQFKERDLREILILKEVFQIASDDHDAAINRYSRLSKRKENEKVKNEVMEDVYTSRKKQHETIMHYFASLNMLQYKKKIALLEPLLGYMQAQISFFKLGSENLTQQWEDFLTNIGTSVQNVRREMDSDAEAMEQTIQDLKEASDPLYMPDPDPNMVPVNRNLTRKAGYLNTRNKTGLVSSSWDRQYFFTQGGNLMSQSRGDVAGGLVMDIDNCSVMAVDCEDRRFCFQITAFDGKKAAILQAESRKDCEEWIATINNISKRIYLSENPEEIAARVNQSALEAVTPSPSFQQRHESFRPSTQGRAKAARSGSQCSVGSESPALSSLSLDSLVAPDTPIQFDIISPVSEEHTSQAKSGQGRRTNPFGESGGPQSEESEDSILHQLFIVRFLGSMEVKATESSDVIYETMRQILAARAIHNIFRMTESHLLVTCECLKLIDPQTQVTRLRFSLSSVVLCASHQENKRLFGFVLQTAGGRVDGRPVTVCYVFESNNDGEKICDSVGLAKQIALHSEMDRKASQKQRELDKAKEKQQEELHKQKQIEKDLEEQSRLIAASSRPNQPAADGQILVLSNSQSEDSDVGDEGQKKGESEA; encoded by the exons ATGCCTGGAATCGATAAATTACCGATAGAGGAAACTCTGGAGGACAGTCCGCAG ACTCGCTCTCTGCTCGGGGTGTTTGAAGAAGATGCAGCAGCGATGTCCAGTTATTTCAGTCAGCTCTTCAAAGCCATGCAGAGGATCTATGACGCCCAG AATGAACTGAGTGCTGCCACACATTTGACGTCTAAATTACTGAAAGACTATGAGAAACAG CGTTTTCCTCTGGGGGGCGACGATGAGGTCATGAGCTCCACTTTGCAGCAGTTTGCCAAAGTCATTGACGAG ctcAGCTCCTGTCACGCCGTTCTCTCCACTCAGCTCGCAGACGCCATGATGTTCCCCATCACACAGTTTAAAGAGAGAGACTTGAGAG AAATTCTAATCCTGAAGGAAGTGTTTCAGATTGCAAGTGATG ATCACGATGCAGCCATAAACAGATACAGTCGTCTGTCTAAGCGAAAGGAAAATGAGAAG GTGAAGAATGAAGTGATGGAGGACGTGTACACGTCTAGGAAAAAACAGCACGAGACCATAATGCACTACTTCGCATCACTCAACATGCTGCAGTACAAGAAGAAGATTGCGCTGTTGGAGCCGTTGCTGGGATATATGCAGGCGCAG ATCAGTTTTTTCAAACTGGGATCAGAGAATCTGACGCAGCAATGGGAGGATTTTCTCACCAACATTGGAACCAGTGTGCAGAA TGTTCGGAGGGAAATGGACAGTGACGCTGAAGCGATGGAGCAGACGATTCAAGACCTGAAAGAAGCCAGTGATCCACTCTACATGCCCGACCCAGACCCGAACATGGTCCCTGTGAACCGCAACCTGACCCGCAAGGCCGGCTACCTCAACACTCGCAA TAAAACGGGCCTGGTGTCGTCCAGCTGGGACCGGCAGTACTTCTTCACCCAGGGAGGAAACCTCATGAGCCAATCACGTGGAGACGTAGCTGGAGGTCTCGTTATGGACATTGACAACTGTTCCGTCATGGCTGTGGACTGTGAGGACCGCCGTTTCTGCTTTCAGATCACAGCGTTTGATGGAAAGAA GGCGGCCATATTACAGGCGGAGAGCAGGAAAGACTGTGAGGAG tgGATTGCAACAATAAACAACATCTCTAAGAGGATATACCTCAGTGAAAACCCAGAG GAAATCGCAGCGAGAGTGAATCAGTCGGCTCTGGAGGCTGTGACACCTTCTCCGTCCTTTCAACAGCGACATGAGAGTTTTAGACCGAGCAC GCAAGGTCGAGCCAAAGCGGCCCGATCAGGCAGTCAGTGCTCCGTGGGCTCCGAGTCTCCGGCGCTGTCGTCTCTGTCTCTGGATTCGCTGGTGGCTCCGGACACGCCCATTCAGTTTGACATCATCTCACCCGTCAGTGAGGAGCACACGAGTCAGGCTAAGAGCGGCCAGGGCAG AAGGACCAATCCATTCGGGGAATCTGGAGGGCCACAATCTGAAGAAAGTGaag ACTCGATCCTGCACCAGCTTTTCATCGTTCGGTTCTTGGGCTCCATGGAGGTGAAGGCCACAGAGAGCTCTGATGTCATCTACGAGACCATGAGACAGATCCTGGCAGCCCGAGCCATCCACAACATCTTCAGGATGACCGAGTCTCATCTGCTCGTCACGTGCGAATGCCTGAA GCTGATTGACCCACAGACACAAGTCACAAGACTACGG TTCTCTCTCTCCAGCGTTGTGCTGTGTGCGTCACATCAGGAGAACAAGCGCTTGTTTGGTTTTGTGCTGCAGACGGCAGGAGGACGAGTGGATGGACGGCCTGTTACCGTCTGCTACGTCTTTGAGTCAAACAATGATGGAGAGAAG ATCTGTGACAGTGTAGGACTGGCAAAGCAGATCGCCCTCCACTCTGAGATG GACCGCAAAGCCTCACAGAAACAGAGAGAGCTGGACAAAGCCAAGGAGAAACAACAGGAAGAACTCcataaacaaaaacagataGAGAAG GATCTTGAGGAACAAAGCCGTTTGATAGCCGCCTCTAGCCGACCCAACCAACCAGCTGCTGACGGACAGATCTTGGTCCTTagcaacagccaatcagaggacAGCGATGTAGGAGATGAGGGGCAGAAAAAGGGCGAATCAGAGGCCTGA